From Aggregicoccus sp. 17bor-14, the proteins below share one genomic window:
- a CDS encoding YceI family protein, with amino-acid sequence MPLTDWTVEPHYSAVLFVARHMVVARVHGRFERISGTLRVDPERPREGEVHVRIEAASVNTAVPDRDTHLRSADFLDAERAPYIEFRSTGVEPGAGSSFRVLGELTLRNVMRPVVLEARHLATTTDPWGQQRLLFSARTTLNRSDFGIQWNHALANGGWLVGEKLDVDLDLQAVPTASPKT; translated from the coding sequence ATGCCCCTGACCGACTGGACCGTCGAGCCCCACTACTCCGCCGTGCTCTTCGTCGCGCGGCACATGGTGGTGGCGCGCGTGCACGGCCGCTTCGAGCGCATCTCGGGCACGCTGCGGGTGGACCCGGAGCGCCCGCGCGAGGGCGAGGTGCACGTGCGCATCGAGGCGGCGAGCGTGAACACCGCGGTGCCGGACCGCGACACGCACCTGCGCTCGGCGGACTTCCTCGACGCGGAGCGCGCGCCCTACATCGAGTTCCGCTCCACGGGTGTGGAGCCCGGCGCGGGCTCCTCCTTTCGCGTGCTCGGCGAGCTCACGCTGCGCAACGTGATGCGGCCCGTGGTGCTCGAGGCACGCCACCTGGCCACCACCACCGATCCCTGGGGCCAGCAACGCCTGCTCTTCTCCGCGCGCACCACGCTCAACCGCTCGGACTTCGGCATCCAGTGGAACCACGCGCTCGCCAACGGCGGCTGGCTGGTGGGCGAGAAGCTCGACGTGGACCTGGACCTGCAGGCCGTGCCCACGGCTTCGCCGAAGACCTGA
- a CDS encoding class I SAM-dependent methyltransferase, translated as MPEPSPLAVPEPWNLIVDGYVDFNVPLFERYAADALRLARLQPAERVLDVAAGPGTLSLLAARTAQVSALDFSPAMVERLRARAEAARAQVEARVGDGMALPYADASFDAAFSMFGLMFFPDRGRGFAELARVLRPGGRAVVSAWVSVTRVPHMLAFFGALREEVPGLPMNDPHAPLSEPSDFEREMGAAGFVHLQVQEVVHAVDLPSTEALFQGMVRSAAPVAIMAQRLGEAKWRALAPALLSRMQAQLGTGPQRVAMPALLGLGRRPQ; from the coding sequence ATGCCTGAGCCCTCGCCCCTCGCCGTGCCCGAGCCGTGGAACCTCATCGTCGACGGCTACGTGGACTTCAACGTCCCCCTCTTCGAGCGCTACGCCGCGGACGCGCTGCGCCTCGCGCGGCTGCAGCCGGCCGAGCGGGTGCTCGACGTCGCGGCGGGGCCGGGCACCCTCTCGCTGCTCGCGGCGCGCACGGCGCAGGTGAGCGCGCTCGACTTCTCACCCGCGATGGTGGAGCGGCTGCGCGCGCGGGCCGAGGCCGCGCGCGCGCAGGTGGAGGCCCGGGTGGGCGACGGCATGGCCCTGCCCTACGCGGACGCCTCCTTCGACGCGGCCTTCTCCATGTTCGGCCTGATGTTCTTCCCCGACCGCGGGCGCGGCTTCGCGGAGCTCGCCCGCGTGCTGCGGCCCGGCGGGCGCGCGGTGGTGTCCGCCTGGGTTTCGGTGACCCGCGTGCCGCACATGCTGGCCTTCTTCGGCGCGCTGAGAGAGGAGGTCCCCGGGCTGCCGATGAACGACCCGCACGCGCCGCTCTCCGAGCCCTCGGACTTCGAGCGGGAGATGGGCGCCGCAGGCTTCGTGCACCTGCAGGTGCAGGAGGTGGTGCACGCCGTGGACCTGCCCAGCACGGAGGCGCTGTTCCAGGGGATGGTGCGCAGCGCCGCACCCGTGGCGATCATGGCGCAGCGGCTGGGCGAGGCGAAGTGGCGCGCGCTGGCCCCGGCGCTGCTCTCACGAATGCAGGCGCAGCTGGGCACCGGGCCGCAGCGCGTGGCGATGCCCGCGCTGCTCGGGCTGGGGCGGAGGCCGCAGTAG
- a CDS encoding GNAT family N-acetyltransferase, producing the protein MHPAFESAATERLLLRPFRETDLQVIFALHSDPETSRYRVSGTMRSLDDARALLGPWLEDWAERGVGYWAVARREAPGVVVGVGGVRHKELEGRPVLNLAYRLDPSTWGTGFATEVSRAAIDLARVHFPRIPVVAVIHLENASSIRVAERLGMRMDRVIDYEGTPHRVYVAD; encoded by the coding sequence ATGCATCCCGCCTTCGAGAGCGCCGCCACCGAGCGGCTGCTGCTGCGTCCCTTCCGTGAGACCGACCTGCAGGTGATCTTCGCGCTGCACAGCGATCCGGAGACGAGCCGGTACCGCGTCTCCGGGACCATGCGCTCGCTCGACGATGCGCGCGCGCTGCTCGGCCCGTGGCTCGAGGACTGGGCCGAGCGCGGCGTGGGCTACTGGGCGGTCGCGCGGCGTGAGGCGCCCGGGGTGGTGGTGGGCGTCGGGGGCGTGCGGCACAAGGAGCTCGAAGGCCGACCGGTGCTGAACCTTGCCTACCGCCTCGATCCCTCCACCTGGGGCACGGGCTTCGCCACCGAGGTCTCCCGCGCCGCGATCGACCTGGCCCGCGTGCACTTCCCCCGCATCCCCGTGGTCGCCGTCATCCACCTTGAGAACGCTTCCTCCATCCGGGTGGCGGAGCGGCTCGGGATGCGGATGGACCGGGTCATCGACTACGAGGGCACGCCGCACCGGGTGTACGTCGCGGACTGA
- a CDS encoding bifunctional alpha,alpha-trehalose-phosphate synthase (UDP-forming)/trehalose-phosphatase — MARLLLVSNRLPVTVKLDRDTVSVVPSAGGLATGLKGPHEQSGGLWIGWPGDVSRLNGAQRAALDVQLRELRCVPLHLSASEVSRFYEGYSNRFLWPLFHYLVERMPNQDRDWEAYRRVNQRFADLAASHYQPGDTIWVHDYQLMLVPGMLRERLPDARIGFFLHIPWPSSEIFHTLPRRAELLRGLLGADLIGFHTLAYVRHFASALLRILGAELSVDRVAYEGREVRLGAFPMGIDAQSFESLSQDPAVQEEARSHREHAGDQRLVLGIDRLDYTKGIPRRMLAVQRLLEREPAWRGRLRFVQVAVPSRTGVEDYAVYREKVDELVGRINGAYGSVDRVPIHYLYRSFTMRQLTALYRAADVLLVTPIRDGMNLVAKEFCAARTDGDGVLVLSEFAGAAAELGEAVQVNPYDVDGMADALQVALEMPEPERRERMQAMRRRVRQNDVHWWARTFLSALEEEPPPRAKSGGPAVEAALARMKAAPHLVLLLDYDGTLKGFAPRPELAAPDAGLRTLLERLVKRPHTSVSLISGRKRETLEEWFGPLPLGLHAEHGLWSRLGPGQPWTMLPDVPTDWKPRVRALLEAFVARVPGSLIEEKTAALAWHYRQVDSQFGAYQARELRLHLAETFAQGPLEVLPGDKVVEVRPRGVNKGRVVGAAVGAAPKGALVVAIGDDRTDEDMFQALPEGSLAIHVGSRPTSAGLRIPDPAAVRALLGRLLD, encoded by the coding sequence ATGGCCCGCCTCCTGCTCGTCTCCAACCGCCTGCCGGTCACCGTGAAGCTGGACCGGGACACCGTCTCCGTCGTCCCGAGCGCGGGCGGGCTGGCCACCGGGCTCAAGGGGCCGCACGAGCAGTCGGGCGGGCTGTGGATCGGCTGGCCCGGAGACGTGTCGCGCCTCAACGGCGCCCAGCGCGCGGCGCTGGACGTGCAGCTGCGCGAGCTGCGCTGCGTGCCGCTGCACCTGAGCGCGAGCGAGGTGAGCCGCTTCTACGAGGGCTACAGCAACCGCTTCCTCTGGCCGCTCTTCCACTACCTCGTCGAGCGCATGCCCAACCAGGACCGCGACTGGGAGGCGTACCGGCGCGTGAACCAGCGCTTCGCGGACCTCGCGGCGAGCCACTACCAGCCCGGGGACACCATCTGGGTGCACGACTACCAGCTGATGCTGGTGCCCGGCATGCTGCGCGAGCGGCTGCCGGACGCGCGCATCGGCTTCTTCCTGCACATCCCCTGGCCCTCCTCGGAGATCTTCCACACGCTGCCGCGCCGCGCGGAGCTCTTGCGCGGGCTGCTGGGCGCGGACCTCATCGGCTTCCACACGCTCGCCTACGTGCGCCACTTCGCCAGCGCGCTCCTGCGCATCCTGGGCGCGGAGCTGAGCGTGGACCGCGTGGCCTACGAGGGGCGCGAGGTGCGCCTGGGCGCCTTCCCCATGGGCATCGACGCGCAGAGCTTCGAGAGCCTCTCGCAGGACCCCGCGGTGCAGGAGGAGGCGAGGAGCCACCGCGAGCACGCAGGGGACCAGCGCCTGGTGCTGGGCATCGACCGGCTCGACTACACCAAGGGCATCCCGCGCCGCATGCTCGCGGTGCAGCGGCTGCTGGAGCGCGAGCCCGCCTGGCGCGGGCGCCTGCGCTTCGTGCAGGTGGCGGTGCCCAGCCGCACCGGCGTGGAGGACTACGCGGTGTACCGCGAGAAGGTGGACGAGCTGGTGGGGCGCATCAACGGCGCCTACGGCAGCGTGGACCGCGTGCCCATCCACTACCTCTACCGCTCCTTCACGATGCGCCAGCTCACCGCGCTCTACCGCGCCGCGGACGTGCTGCTCGTCACCCCCATCCGCGACGGCATGAACCTGGTGGCCAAGGAGTTCTGCGCCGCGCGCACGGACGGCGACGGCGTCTTGGTGCTCAGCGAGTTCGCGGGCGCGGCGGCCGAGCTGGGCGAGGCCGTGCAGGTGAACCCCTACGACGTGGACGGCATGGCGGACGCGCTGCAGGTGGCGCTCGAGATGCCCGAGCCCGAGCGGCGCGAGCGCATGCAGGCGATGCGCCGGCGCGTGCGCCAGAACGACGTGCACTGGTGGGCGCGCACCTTCCTCTCCGCCCTGGAGGAGGAGCCGCCCCCGCGCGCGAAGAGCGGCGGCCCCGCGGTGGAGGCGGCGCTCGCGCGCATGAAGGCGGCGCCCCACCTGGTGCTGCTCTTGGACTACGACGGCACCCTCAAGGGCTTCGCCCCGCGCCCCGAGCTCGCCGCCCCGGACGCGGGCCTGCGCACGCTGCTCGAGCGCCTGGTGAAGCGGCCGCACACGAGCGTGAGCCTCATCAGCGGGCGCAAGCGCGAGACGCTCGAGGAGTGGTTCGGCCCGCTGCCGCTCGGCCTGCACGCGGAGCACGGGCTGTGGAGCCGGCTGGGGCCGGGCCAGCCGTGGACGATGCTGCCGGACGTGCCCACTGACTGGAAGCCGCGGGTGCGCGCGCTGCTGGAGGCCTTCGTCGCGCGCGTGCCCGGCAGCCTCATCGAGGAGAAGACCGCGGCGCTCGCCTGGCACTACCGCCAGGTGGACTCGCAGTTCGGCGCCTACCAGGCGCGCGAGCTGCGCCTGCACCTGGCGGAGACCTTCGCGCAGGGGCCGCTGGAGGTGCTGCCCGGCGACAAGGTGGTGGAGGTGCGCCCGCGCGGGGTGAACAAGGGCCGCGTGGTGGGCGCGGCGGTGGGCGCCGCGCCCAAGGGCGCGCTCGTGGTGGCCATCGGGGACGACCGCACGGACGAGGACATGTTCCAGGCGCTGCCCGAGGGCAGCCTCGCCATCCACGTGGGCAGCCGCCCCACCAGCGCGGGGCTGCGCATCCCGGACCCGGCCGCCGTGCGCGCGCTGCTCGGCCGGCTTCTGGATTAG
- a CDS encoding double zinc ribbon domain-containing protein, which translates to MREAAAGLGRALLDLLYPPSCLGCARVLPADGFFCEPCDLAVERTPPAHCPRCAEPGRFESADGTCARCTRSAPPFARAWAPFAHAGPVARAIQRFKYEDHPELAPGLARLLAGEAQSFLAQAPRLIVALPLHAARFRERRYDQAGLLAAELARATGRSLRLDVLARTRPTRRQVGLSEAERALNVEGVFEAVGPALAGADVLLVDDVFTTGATTRAATAALRSGGAGQVQVLTLARAFSA; encoded by the coding sequence GTGAGAGAGGCGGCAGCAGGGCTGGGGCGCGCGCTGCTGGACTTGCTCTACCCGCCCTCCTGCCTCGGCTGCGCGCGGGTGCTGCCCGCCGACGGCTTCTTCTGCGAGCCCTGCGACCTCGCCGTGGAGCGCACCCCGCCCGCGCACTGCCCGCGCTGCGCCGAGCCCGGCCGCTTCGAGAGCGCGGACGGCACGTGCGCGCGCTGCACCCGCAGCGCGCCGCCCTTCGCCCGCGCCTGGGCGCCCTTCGCCCACGCAGGCCCCGTGGCGCGCGCCATCCAGCGCTTCAAGTACGAGGACCACCCGGAGCTCGCCCCCGGCCTCGCCCGGCTGCTCGCCGGGGAGGCCCAGAGCTTCCTCGCGCAGGCGCCCCGGCTCATCGTCGCCCTCCCGCTGCACGCGGCGCGCTTTCGCGAGCGGCGCTACGACCAGGCGGGCCTGCTCGCCGCGGAGCTCGCCCGGGCCACCGGCCGCTCCCTGCGCCTGGACGTGCTCGCGCGCACCCGCCCCACCCGCCGCCAGGTGGGCCTGAGCGAGGCCGAGCGCGCCCTCAACGTGGAGGGCGTCTTCGAGGCCGTGGGCCCCGCGCTCGCGGGCGCGGACGTGCTCCTGGTGGACGACGTCTTCACCACCGGCGCCACCACGCGCGCCGCCACCGCCGCCCTGCGCTCGGGCGGCGCGGGGCAGGTGCAGGTGCTCACCCTCGCCCGGGCGTTCAGCGCCTGA
- a CDS encoding DUF3857 and transglutaminase domain-containing protein, protein MLRWTLPLLLLALAPLPSGAAAGAPAPDRDPVPAQVREASARALQLAGSPRGAAQLVRLHGLADEVEDLAPLAAVYEQVLARKGTDPGTRDTARLLLLDLERGRGRLDAAAEQARALGFVGDFYVVGGFDNEGKAGCDRDFGPEAAGLSLAQKYSGVGGRELTWRKLPVRPLDGSVDLGAALRPNRGVVAYALTYLEATRATRAALSVGTSGAFRLWVNGERALASDHYNAPRPDQARVSVQLRPGLNRVLLKVCQDAGALGFALRQTPAATGDAPARAVLPDVLPALAKGAPPAPRPMPTVTERLAALVAKAPQDGNLRLDYARVLAFNRAYDEGEHTAAVEAERAAQLLPEDPEAQMLTAALHDDDLNLRRRFLERALAAAGGPGGGLRSVDARVALAEHELRQDHPERALPLLEGAVRDAPDSASARLMLARALEALGEQPRSQALLEESLQRLPRQPSVVRAAARASARMERPAEMVQRLRATLQLRADDRASRRALASKLADMADVAGAAKELQALLAQDPFDNGVRLQLAELLGANGQAAESTRLFAEARALSPDEPEVYEREGHVALTAGRRADALAAFERSLTLRPQNPGLRDVLRTLKGEDEGGSTQYRVDVAPLVREADAFANEDAVLVVDSTFVRVQRSGLSSRQNQLAVKVLNTRGLDAFRTFPITYSPDRQEVRILRARITKPDGTVVDGYSENERNINDTQSSMYYDVRAKVLSFSALAVGDLLELEYRLDDTAQDNLLSDYWGDVDSVQSTYPKVRYQFLVEMPEGRPLYWNQKQVGGLSHQQEQLPGGRTLYRWSAKSVSKVVPEPGMPGWAEVATQLHVSTYKSWEQVGRYYWGLVRDQLTPNEELRRTVDQVLTQAKVDRKDQLAVVRAIYNFVVTNTRYVALEFGIHGYKPYRVDRILSRRFGDCKDKASLIHAMLKVAGVDSRLVLLRMRDLGQLSGEPASLAAFNHAIAYVPQFDLYLDGTAEFHGAKELPSADRVANVLVVEPNGVSRFLTTPEARPEDNLTQLSLEVTLQPDGSAALAGGSKAAGQSAPQYRRAYQSPATRKSTLERAWAQTFPGLTVNEVKLSDPTRLDEDVAVDFQMRVPRYAEAGPGALRFLAFGSPRSYVQTYAPLVERHYDLVMSTPWVNRFSLRYHLPQGYRVAQLPPAYEETTPFGRVRLTQRMENGQLVAEGELALTTARVKAEDYAAFRAFLGRIDQAFARKVTAVSGGTTAASPSP, encoded by the coding sequence ATGCTGCGTTGGACCCTCCCCCTCCTCCTGCTGGCCCTCGCCCCCCTCCCGTCCGGGGCCGCGGCCGGCGCCCCTGCGCCGGACAGGGACCCGGTGCCTGCCCAGGTGCGCGAGGCCTCCGCGCGCGCGCTGCAGCTCGCGGGCAGCCCCCGCGGCGCCGCGCAGCTGGTGCGCCTGCACGGGCTCGCGGACGAGGTGGAGGACCTCGCCCCGCTCGCCGCCGTGTACGAGCAGGTGCTCGCGCGCAAGGGCACGGACCCGGGCACGCGCGACACCGCGCGCCTGCTGCTGCTGGACCTGGAGCGCGGCCGCGGCCGCCTGGATGCCGCCGCCGAGCAGGCGCGCGCGCTGGGCTTCGTGGGGGACTTCTACGTGGTGGGCGGCTTCGACAACGAGGGCAAGGCGGGGTGCGACCGCGACTTCGGCCCCGAGGCGGCGGGCCTCTCGCTCGCGCAGAAGTACAGCGGCGTGGGCGGGCGCGAGCTCACCTGGCGCAAGCTCCCCGTGCGCCCCCTGGACGGCAGCGTGGACCTGGGCGCCGCGCTGCGCCCCAACCGCGGCGTGGTGGCCTACGCGCTCACCTACCTCGAGGCCACGCGCGCCACCCGCGCCGCGCTCTCGGTGGGCACCTCGGGCGCCTTCCGCCTCTGGGTGAACGGCGAGCGCGCGCTCGCGAGCGACCACTACAACGCGCCCCGCCCCGACCAGGCGCGCGTCTCCGTGCAGCTGCGCCCCGGGCTCAACCGCGTGCTGCTCAAGGTGTGCCAGGACGCGGGCGCCCTGGGCTTCGCGCTGCGCCAGACGCCCGCGGCCACCGGTGACGCGCCCGCGCGCGCCGTGCTGCCGGACGTGCTCCCCGCGCTCGCGAAGGGCGCGCCGCCCGCGCCCAGGCCCATGCCCACCGTGACCGAGCGCCTCGCCGCGCTCGTCGCGAAGGCGCCGCAGGACGGCAACCTGCGCCTGGACTACGCGCGCGTGCTCGCCTTCAACCGCGCCTACGACGAGGGCGAGCACACCGCCGCGGTGGAGGCGGAGCGCGCCGCGCAGCTGCTGCCCGAGGACCCCGAGGCCCAGATGCTCACGGCCGCCCTGCACGACGACGACCTCAACCTGCGCCGCCGCTTCCTCGAGCGCGCGCTCGCGGCGGCCGGCGGCCCCGGCGGAGGCCTGCGCTCGGTGGATGCGCGCGTGGCGCTCGCCGAGCACGAGCTGCGCCAGGACCACCCCGAGCGCGCCCTGCCCCTGCTGGAGGGGGCGGTGAGGGACGCGCCGGACAGCGCCTCCGCGCGCCTCATGCTCGCGCGCGCGCTCGAGGCGCTGGGGGAGCAGCCGCGCTCGCAGGCCCTGCTGGAGGAGAGCCTGCAGCGCCTGCCGCGCCAGCCCTCGGTGGTGCGCGCCGCCGCGCGCGCGAGCGCCCGCATGGAGCGCCCCGCGGAGATGGTGCAGCGGCTGCGCGCCACGCTGCAGCTGCGCGCGGACGACCGCGCGAGCCGCCGCGCGCTCGCGAGCAAGCTGGCGGACATGGCGGACGTGGCGGGGGCGGCGAAGGAGCTGCAGGCCCTGCTCGCGCAGGACCCCTTCGACAACGGCGTGCGCCTGCAGCTCGCCGAGCTGCTGGGCGCGAACGGCCAGGCCGCCGAGAGCACGCGCCTCTTCGCCGAGGCGCGCGCGCTCAGCCCCGACGAGCCCGAGGTGTACGAGCGCGAGGGCCACGTGGCGCTCACCGCGGGCCGCCGCGCGGATGCGCTCGCCGCCTTCGAGCGCTCGCTCACCTTGCGCCCGCAGAACCCGGGCCTGCGCGACGTGCTGCGCACCCTCAAGGGCGAGGACGAGGGCGGCAGCACCCAGTACCGGGTGGACGTGGCCCCGCTGGTGCGCGAGGCGGACGCCTTCGCCAACGAGGACGCGGTACTGGTGGTGGACAGCACCTTCGTGCGCGTGCAGCGCTCGGGGCTGAGCAGCCGGCAGAACCAGCTCGCGGTGAAGGTGCTCAACACCCGCGGCCTGGACGCCTTCCGCACCTTCCCCATCACCTACTCGCCGGACCGCCAGGAGGTGCGCATCCTGCGCGCCCGCATCACCAAGCCGGACGGCACCGTGGTGGACGGCTACAGCGAGAACGAGCGCAACATCAACGATACGCAGAGCAGCATGTACTACGACGTGCGCGCCAAGGTGCTCTCCTTCAGCGCGCTCGCGGTGGGAGACCTGCTCGAGCTCGAGTACCGCCTCGACGACACCGCGCAGGACAACCTGCTGTCGGACTACTGGGGTGACGTGGACAGCGTGCAGAGCACCTATCCCAAGGTGCGCTACCAGTTCCTCGTGGAGATGCCCGAGGGCCGCCCGCTGTACTGGAACCAGAAGCAGGTGGGAGGCCTGAGCCACCAGCAGGAGCAGCTGCCCGGCGGGCGCACCCTGTACCGCTGGAGCGCGAAGAGCGTGTCCAAGGTGGTGCCGGAGCCCGGCATGCCCGGCTGGGCGGAGGTGGCGACGCAGCTGCACGTCTCCACCTACAAGAGCTGGGAGCAGGTGGGCCGCTACTACTGGGGCCTCGTGCGCGACCAGCTCACCCCCAACGAGGAGCTGCGCCGCACGGTGGACCAGGTGCTCACCCAGGCGAAGGTGGACCGCAAGGATCAGCTCGCGGTGGTGCGCGCCATCTACAACTTCGTGGTGACGAACACGCGCTACGTGGCGCTGGAGTTCGGCATCCACGGCTACAAGCCCTACCGCGTCGACCGCATCCTCAGCAGGCGCTTCGGCGACTGCAAGGACAAGGCGAGCCTCATCCACGCCATGCTCAAGGTGGCCGGGGTGGACAGCCGGCTGGTGCTCCTTCGCATGCGCGACCTGGGGCAGCTGAGCGGCGAGCCCGCGAGCCTCGCGGCCTTCAACCACGCCATCGCCTACGTGCCCCAGTTCGACCTCTACCTGGACGGCACCGCCGAGTTCCACGGCGCGAAGGAGCTGCCCAGCGCGGACCGCGTGGCGAACGTGCTGGTGGTGGAGCCCAACGGCGTGAGCCGCTTCCTCACCACCCCGGAGGCGCGCCCCGAGGACAACCTCACCCAGCTCTCGCTCGAGGTGACGCTGCAGCCGGACGGCAGCGCCGCGCTCGCGGGTGGCTCGAAGGCCGCGGGCCAGAGCGCCCCGCAGTACCGGCGCGCCTACCAGTCGCCCGCGACCCGCAAGAGCACGCTCGAGCGCGCCTGGGCCCAGACCTTCCCGGGCCTCACGGTGAACGAGGTGAAGCTCTCGGACCCCACGCGCCTGGACGAGGACGTGGCGGTGGACTTCCAGATGCGCGTGCCGCGCTACGCGGAGGCCGGCCCCGGCGCCCTGCGCTTCCTCGCCTTCGGCAGCCCGCGCTCCTACGTGCAGACCTACGCGCCGCTGGTGGAGCGCCACTACGACCTGGTGATGAGCACCCCGTGGGTGAACCGCTTCTCCTTGCGCTACCACCTGCCGCAGGGCTACCGCGTGGCGCAGCTGCCCCCCGCCTACGAGGAGACCACCCCCTTCGGCCGCGTGCGCCTCACGCAGCGGATGGAGAACGGGCAGCTCGTGGCCGAGGGCGAGCTCGCGCTCACCACCGCGCGCGTGAAGGCCGAGGACTACGCCGCCTTCCGCGCCTTCCTCGGCCGCATCGACCAGGCCTTCGCGCGCAAGGTGACGGCGGTGTCCGGCGGGACCACCGCCGCGAGTCCCTCGCCCTGA
- a CDS encoding acyltransferase — translation MDSAPRASKPTEPAEPLVSRNAGIDLLRGLSILLVVLHHLGLRIPLRKTLLGEFLPVRLLNALNYNGYEAVFVFFVISGFLITRGALLRWGRLSELDLRAFYARRFSRIVPCLVALVAVLGALHLVGAPDYVIERPGQSLAGAIVATFGLHLNWYEGMKGYLPGGWDVLWSLSIEEVFYLGFPLACLLARRTWVLALALVPLALSLPWMRAALAGNEIWQEKAYLPGMSGIALGVLGALLAARWKAPSRAWTRALLALGTAGLVAVLFWEGPLWKVLKDGVMLWLTLSALALVLAFDAHPPRALRATAWLRAWGRMSYEIYLTHMFVVYAAVRLFRAGGGELRHGWLWYLPVVPLCGLLGWATERWLSVPCERWLRARLLPTASRAEARGEVALRG, via the coding sequence ATGGACTCCGCGCCCCGCGCTTCCAAGCCCACCGAGCCCGCCGAGCCCCTTGTGTCACGCAACGCGGGCATCGACCTGCTGCGCGGCCTGTCCATCCTACTCGTGGTGCTGCACCACCTGGGGCTGCGCATCCCGCTGCGCAAGACGCTGCTGGGAGAGTTCCTCCCGGTGCGCCTGCTCAACGCGCTCAACTACAACGGCTACGAGGCCGTCTTCGTCTTCTTCGTCATCTCGGGCTTCCTCATCACCCGCGGCGCGCTGCTGCGCTGGGGGCGGCTGTCCGAGCTGGACCTGCGGGCCTTCTACGCGCGCCGCTTCTCGCGCATCGTGCCGTGCCTCGTCGCGCTGGTGGCGGTGCTCGGCGCACTGCACCTCGTGGGCGCACCGGACTACGTCATCGAGCGTCCGGGGCAGTCGCTCGCGGGGGCCATCGTCGCCACCTTCGGCCTGCACCTGAACTGGTACGAGGGGATGAAGGGCTATCTGCCCGGCGGCTGGGATGTGCTCTGGAGCCTCTCCATCGAGGAGGTGTTCTACCTGGGCTTCCCGCTCGCGTGCCTCCTCGCGCGGCGCACCTGGGTGCTCGCGCTCGCGCTGGTGCCGCTCGCGCTCTCGCTGCCGTGGATGCGCGCGGCGCTCGCGGGCAACGAGATCTGGCAGGAGAAGGCCTATCTGCCGGGCATGTCGGGCATCGCGCTGGGCGTGCTCGGCGCGCTCCTCGCCGCGCGCTGGAAGGCACCCTCCCGGGCCTGGACCCGCGCGCTGCTCGCGCTGGGCACCGCGGGGCTCGTCGCCGTGCTCTTCTGGGAAGGGCCGCTGTGGAAGGTGCTGAAGGATGGCGTGATGCTGTGGCTCACGCTCTCGGCGCTCGCGCTGGTGCTGGCCTTCGACGCGCATCCGCCGCGAGCGCTGCGCGCGACCGCGTGGCTGCGCGCGTGGGGGCGGATGAGCTACGAGATCTACCTCACGCACATGTTCGTCGTGTACGCGGCGGTGCGGCTCTTCCGCGCGGGCGGCGGCGAGCTGCGCCACGGCTGGCTCTGGTACCTGCCGGTGGTGCCGCTGTGTGGCCTGCTCGGGTGGGCGACGGAGCGGTGGCTCTCCGTGCCTTGCGAGCGCTGGCTGCGCGCGCGGCTGCTGCCCACCGCCTCCCGCGCCGAGGCGCGCGGCGAGGTCGCGCTCCGCGGCTGA
- a CDS encoding bile acid:sodium symporter family protein: MRAAALPAPLSALRRLARDRFLLGMAAAVLLAVLLPGLGRSGGPLHADLLADAGIFLVFLLHGLGLSPAALAEGARRWRLHLFVQAFTFGLFPLLWLLADALAGRWLPPALSLGFLYLCAVPSTISSSVAFTAVARGNVPGAIFDASLSSALGVVLTPLLLRVLGHTQSQALPLGEAVGKLALLLLLPLALGQALRPLLGARAERIRRSTHGVDRAVILLLVYASFCDSVATGVFTRYGYATVGIALVGSLALLAFVLWLSTVTSRALGFTKEDEIAAVFCGSKKTLASGVPMARLLFGADPALGLIVLPLMLYHQAQLFVCSLMAERYARRLQDPP, from the coding sequence ATGCGCGCCGCCGCCCTCCCCGCTCCCCTCTCCGCCCTGCGGCGCCTCGCGCGCGACCGGTTCCTGCTGGGCATGGCGGCCGCAGTGCTGCTCGCGGTGCTGCTGCCCGGCCTCGGCCGCAGCGGCGGCCCCCTGCACGCGGACCTGCTCGCGGACGCGGGCATCTTCCTCGTCTTCCTCCTGCACGGGCTGGGGCTCTCGCCGGCGGCGCTGGCCGAGGGTGCGCGCCGCTGGCGCCTCCACCTCTTCGTGCAGGCCTTCACCTTCGGGCTCTTCCCGCTCCTGTGGCTGCTCGCGGACGCGCTCGCGGGGCGCTGGCTGCCGCCGGCGCTCAGCCTGGGCTTCCTCTACCTGTGCGCCGTGCCCTCCACCATCTCGTCCTCGGTGGCCTTCACGGCGGTCGCGCGCGGCAACGTGCCCGGGGCCATCTTCGACGCGAGCCTCTCCAGCGCGCTGGGCGTGGTGCTCACGCCGCTACTCTTGCGCGTGCTCGGCCACACGCAGAGCCAGGCCCTGCCCCTGGGCGAGGCGGTGGGGAAGCTCGCGCTGCTGCTGCTCCTGCCGCTCGCGCTGGGCCAGGCGCTGCGCCCGCTGCTGGGCGCGCGCGCCGAGCGCATCCGCCGCTCCACCCACGGCGTGGACCGCGCCGTCATCCTGCTGCTCGTCTACGCGTCCTTCTGCGACTCGGTGGCCACGGGGGTGTTCACCCGCTACGGCTACGCCACCGTGGGCATCGCGCTGGTCGGAAGCCTCGCGCTGCTCGCCTTCGTGCTGTGGCTGAGTACGGTCACCTCGCGCGCGCTGGGCTTCACGAAGGAGGACGAGATCGCCGCCGTGTTCTGCGGCTCGAAGAAGACGCTGGCCTCGGGGGTGCCCATGGCGCGCCTGCTCTTCGGCGCGGACCCGGCGCTGGGGCTCATCGTGCTGCCCCTGATGCTCTACCACCAGGCGCAGCTCTTCGTGTGCTCACTGATGGCCGAGCGCTACGCGCGCCGCCTCCAGGACCCACCCTGA